Proteins found in one Equus asinus isolate D_3611 breed Donkey unplaced genomic scaffold, EquAss-T2T_v2 contig_1, whole genome shotgun sequence genomic segment:
- the LOC139042856 gene encoding ral guanine nucleotide dissociation stimulator-like — protein sequence MEDYVEGNVLNCRKWNEQFKLMDEIELLQEAANLYTVQPDEHFGAWFQAVEPLSKEESYSLSCQLEPRYHWVRKIRLFFKGKKNRSGQNTRPPTKGPVVVVDDPPETS from the exons atggaggattatgtggag ggcaatgtgctcaactgtcggaaatggaatgag caattcaaactgatggacgagatcgagctgctccaggaggctgcaaatctgtacaccgtgcagcccgacgagcactttggggcctggttccaggccgtggagcccctgagcaaggaggagag ctacagcctgtcctgccagctggagccccgataccactgggtcagaaagattcgactcttcttcaaaggcaagaagaaccgctcaggccaga acaccagacccccaaccaagggcccagtggtggtggtcgatgaccctcctgagaccagctga
- the LOC139042852 gene encoding ral guanine nucleotide dissociation stimulator-like isoform X1, whose product MGLAFKHPTVFLACFLSFFLSPPRRESSRTWKKWVRREKRVSRELLVQEATSVLKTAERARQGAQERQRQQGVVPSLVTFFRSLELLDATMEDYVEGNVLNCRKWNEQFKLMDEIELLQEAANLYTVQPDEHFGAWFQAVEPLSKEESYSLSCQLEPRYHWVRKIRLFFKGKKNRSGQNTRPPTKGPVVVVDDPPETS is encoded by the exons atgggacttgccttcaagcatcccacagtttttcttgcttgctttctttctttctttctttccccaccccgcagggagagttctcgaacctggaagaagtgggtcaggagagagaaacgcgtgagcagggagctgctggtgcag gaggcgacctccgtgttaaagactgcagagagggcccgccagggagcccaggagaggcagcggcagcag ggtgtcgtcccctccctggtgacgttcttccgttccctggagctgctggacgctacgatggaggattatgtggag ggcaatgtgctcaactgtcggaaatggaatgag caattcaaactgatggacgagatcgagctgctccaggaggctgcaaatctgtacaccgtgcagcccgacgagcactttggggcctggttccaggccgtggagcccctgagcaaggaggagag ctacagcctgtcctgccagctggagccccgataccactgggtcagaaagattcgactcttcttcaaaggcaagaagaaccgctcaggccaga acaccagacccccaaccaagggcccagtggtggtggtcgatgaccctcctgagaccagctga